In Papaver somniferum cultivar HN1 unplaced genomic scaffold, ASM357369v1 unplaced-scaffold_123, whole genome shotgun sequence, the genomic stretch CTCTGATACCTTATAATCAATCCTTTGTATTTTGTAATATAGATATATACAGAGTCTTAACATGACTAATATGAAGCTCTTATGCTTTTAAGCCTTTGTAATGTTTTTGAGGTTCACCTTCATGTTATTCACATCTATGGTCAAACACAAGTGTGACAATAGATTGTGAAAGTGAATGTCCAGAACCCAGATATTTGTTGTTTATGGGTTCTACCTGTATTACGCTGATATCCGTATTAAAAAATTGCATTGTGATTATGAATCTTACGTTTTTCTTGATTGTTTATGCTTACATCTCCCTTTCTTGCCCATCTACTTTTTTCTACAGTAAAATGGGAAACAGTTCATGATACATATACTTTCTTTTATAGTAAAACGGGCAAGTGTTCATGAAAACCAAGGCACAATTACTGTTTCCACAGAGGAAAACATTACTACAAGGCAAGCATTTGAGATGATAATCCGTTGTTTTAAGTTGGACACGGAAGACATCTATTCTAAAGTGACCAGTTTCATGATGATCATATGGTATTTAACATCTTCAATTTGTCCATGCAGAGATCATTAAGAAATAATTTGTTATTAACTCACTATACATGGCTTTTCATATAGTTCATAGTATTCAATTTCAAGTTAGTGGATTCATGACCCATAACAGATGAAGAGAATTCATCCGTGCACTATCCAAGATTCACCCATCATGCAGGTAAATATGATTTTCATTAAGATTATAAAAGAGCAATTTTGAGTGGATTGATCTAGGTTTGGTTCTTCTTAGTTATATCATGAAGTATTTAATGCTGAACAATTTTAATGAATGTTTTCTAATTTGTTAAGTCCCTTTCCAAGTAAGTTATGGAGGTATCTTCAACTATCAGTCAGTCTAGGTTCTTATGAAAGAGGGAAATTCTCCTTCTTTGCCGAGTTTATTTTGATTACATTTTGATTCTGATTAATGGCAATAATGGCAAAAGTTTCTTTGGCTTATGTATGCATTAAAGTGGATCTTTTTGCCTACTCTTGACATGATGGTTTTTTAATTTCGGTCCCTGTAGTATTTTTGTTGTCCACTTTGATGGGGATGAGCTAATGAATTATCTATAGCTACAAATGAAAGAGATTTCATGGAAGATGGGTAGCTATTGCCAcacataaaaaataattttcagtACACTTAAAAAGAGGTTGTTTGTTTGTTTAGGGGTTAGTGCAACATGGACGGTGACTGACGTAGCGGTAAGAAGAATAGGTCCTTATACTCCAATTTCCCAAGCTaaactttaatttttttattagatGAAATAATTCAAACAATCAGATGGTGTTGTACTGTGATCATACTTGATGTAGTTAGTTAATTCTTAATCCTAGAGACTTAATTAGTTATACACTTATTTTGATGTATTTTTAATTATAGGATGCATTATTTGAGGATTCTTATGTTGCGTTTCTAATTTGTTGCAAACCTGTTCCAACTGACTACTCATTGACTtagtttctttttgttgtttagtTAGTTTGAATTCTATGAGATGGATTCTAAAATTCAGATATTACTATATGCAGGAAGCAGTGGTACACCTGGAGGAAAAATGACAACAGGTTGTGAGCATTAGTAAAAATCCGCAGCAATGTGGGTTTTATTTCACCATTTAGCTTTGTTTTTTCCTTTAGTCATCAGATGTCAGTGTGGGGTTTAAGTTGGTATGTGAGGTGATTGGAATATTGACACAGTCACTTATTCAAGAGAGAAATCACACAGTGGATTTCCCAAAAACATCACATTTGGAAGTTTTGATAAGCAAATCCGAGAAGAGGGTTTGTATTCTCTAGACAAAGTGCATTTGAGCATTGACTAACCTGATTTTTATCTGACCAACAGTGATCGGAACACAACTGTTTACTCTATGGATGGCTACCTACGCTAGGTCCATTTCCCTTGCAAATTCTGTTTCATTCAGTTTGAGGACTCAGAGTCGAAACTGCAACATCTATCCTTCCAGTTTGAAGACAATGAGTCGATATCTAAGTTATATTACATTCAAGCTCACAGAGTCACAATCGATTCTAAACCCACGTCATTGCCATCAGCTATGTTACTCGGCAATGAATTTTGCTAATAATTGCAAGAGCATGTTTTACTTAGTTTGCCCGGTAAAAGAAAAAACGCATAAGATTTTTATGTTTTGTAAGACAAATGTAAATGTTCAATGGTCTTAGTTCCTCGACCTAACATCTTATTTTTCAAACAAGTGAAGTATAACTTACTTATTTTAAAAATTCTTTTTAAAATGTGTCGCCAGACTCGCCACAAAGTTGATATGATCGCAGTTGTAAGTCCCACTATTTTATTATACGTATCAAAGAAATCTGAAAATGGGAATAGAAGATCTATAAATTCCTAGTCACACCCTCATCAAATCTAAGGATAATTCCACCATTATGAAATGTTACTGCTTGCTCCCAGTTGGGATAGCTCATCTGCCATTGCATTATCTTTTTGTATATGTGTGACTAATACCTAAAATGTATAGTCTTAAGAACGGACATACAATTCGTCCATTGAACAGTAATTATCAAGGAAATAAAGACGTATTAGATAGAGACTAAATCCGTGAGTAAAACTTTCTTGATAATCTGATGTTCCATAAGATTAATCTGACGTATTTATTAATTGGCTCATTTGTTTCCCTTTATTTTAAGAGTAACTCTACCATCACCGCCATCCCTCTTATACGGAATTACTACTCCTGGGATAATATTCCGGTATTAATCATTTTCGTTATTTTGAGTGGGTTTTATTTGCTAATCCGATTGTGTATATTAGGAGTCCAAACTGAGTGAACTGTCTTAATAATTAGATTTGTGATTATGTGGGAATAAGCTAAGAAAATAACATTTCATGGGGTGACATTTGTTCACATGAGTCGTGTAATTAACAAAagcaagaaaaaaaatagaaccaCGTCATACAAGAACCAAATCTCGTGCCGCCACGACACGAGCCATATTCTAGTGTATACATATATTGGTGGAGATGATGATGACATATCATTCGCAATAATAGTGGGGAGAGGCTGTAACTGAAAATAGTAGTGACAAATTTCATCAAGAAAATATCATCATTTTACATCATGGGTGTTGAGATTATTATTATGTGTGCAACCTAAGaacctgcggtttataatctattagggcctctccactaattgccaattggttttgagttggatgtctgtattctaacatggtatcagagaaggattTTTGTGTCGAGTCATTTGGCCACACCTTTACTCcgccgatttattgtccacgtgttagactcaacgaggctacacggggtggggggtggggggtgttgagattattagtctcatATTGTCTGGCAACCTAAGATCATGCTgtttataatcctttgggccTCTTCACTCATTACCAACTGGTTTTGAATTGCATGCCCATATTCTAATAATGAGGAACACAAAATTATTTATCCTCTTCTACTGATGATAAATGAAGATGTTCATGCTGAGCAGATACATCGAAAATTATTTATCCCATATTCTTGTGAACTGATAAGGCTGACAAGGAAAATTCATGCGGAACAGATACATCGAAGAATCAAACTGGAGAAAAAAACTGTTAATTATTTTGAGATTGCTACTTGGAGTACCACAAACTCCAATCAAAAACTATTTAGCTTTAAATTTAACAAACTATATTTCAAGTTTTAATATTAGTAGACAATGGAGGGGATGTGAAATATGGAACCTAAACCAACGTGTTACTAGAAATCTGGCTGAAAACAATGGGAAAGGGAACTTAGATTGTAGACATAACTGGGGACATGATACCCTGGAAACCAGGATCACCGGTTGTTACAGTATCTGTTTAAGCTTCATTttcttatattaaaaaaaaaaactaacagaaCTTCTGATCATCACCAATGCAATTATTACCAACTCATATCAAATACAAGAGTGTGCATATGGTTCCATCTTCCATGACTTTTTTCCTTGATCAGATCTTTTTCCTTTATTGGTGACGTGTTTGTATTCATGTGGGGACAATAATCAGGAAAACAaaatgaagaaagaaagaaaagtcatGAAATcagtaattaaataaataaaagatactCATTGTTAAAGATCTGACACCACTTCTTGTGTGGGTCAGATTCTGATTTTAACTTTGACAATGAAATCAGATCAGTGTAGTCTGAAactcaaatccaacacaaaaaacaAAATGAGGAATGCAATTCATCCATGAAGTTAAAAAACACTTAAAAAAAAGTAATCATATTGAAATTATTGGTAGAACATGATatcactttttatttttattttttaatttattcttttgggATATTGGAGGTAAGGGATCCATATATACTACCTCCGTTGTTGAAAAAGGAATATCACCCCTTTTTCATTTAGCCCAAAAATCGATCAAATTGAAAAAATCGTAGAAACTCTTCTCTAAAAACAGGAAGTAGTTATACAAAACAAGGGTACTCAACAAAATGTTGTGTCATGTGCAAGTAAATCTCAAGAATCAATTCAATACTACATAGAAAAATGCATTATTAGTACATGACATGTCCATTTAGTAGAGACCTGCCCGGATACTCACAGCCTGAATTCTTACAGACCAAAATAAACATAATTGTATACCTATATATAGAGGGAATGTCAGATATATGGTTATATTGACATTATCGTGGCATGGTGATATTATTTTTCCTGCAAGATGCAAGCGGTGATAAATTTGAaactaatattttgatgataaaaaATGACTGTCAAAAATAACGGACAAAAATAAGAACATTCCGAAATATGAAACTTAACCATCCACAAATTATAATTTTAAACATTAATTTTTAACGGTCGATAGTCAAAATGATAGACGGTAATCTCTTAGATGTTTTGGAATGCTCTCACTTTtagttaaaatataaaattttataAAACAAACATGTCACCAAataattagcttcaaattcattgccacaagttttataaagaaaataatatataaaCTTCGGATTCCTTCGTAATATATATCACaaagaggatgaagaagaagaactcatTTATGCATAAAGTATCATAGTCAAATTTAAGAGCAATTTATTATAACATAAAAAGTTAATTAGACTTTTAGCTTCAATTCAGGTAGCTTAAATTTTGTcccgaacaacaacaacaaatataaaaaattaaCCATAACATAATACCCATAGTATTCACTTGCTATACACATTCTAGTAAGCAAAGAAGAGAAagcaaagaagagaaaatgatgaTGATATTTAAATGTTTAATACCAAGACAGGTGAGTGATCATGACGATGATGCTAACACAAATTTAATGGTAACAAACCTCTGAGATAGAAGACAAGTAATATTAAATATAACGTTGTGACCACGTACGGCGATGATGATGACAACGATGTTGTAAATGTATGGTTCTTTTCTTCATCGACAACAAGCTCGATTATGATGATACCAGCAGCAGCACTGATGGTGATTAATCCTACCTGTTAGAGATGGGATTTGGACCACTTGGGACTTCATGGTCACTTGCTTCAAACTGTTTGGATGAATTCTTTGTACGAGTACTACTGCCATGAGGATTCAAATTCATGGTATTAGTACTACTATGTTGATGATTGTCATCATGAGACGTGGACGTAGGTGAAGTTGTAGATGGTTGAGACAAGAATCTTCTTGTAATCAGCGGTGAAGAATCCATGGCTGTCATCATCTTCGATTCGTCTGTAACCGATGTTGGATTAGGGTTACAAAGATGAGTAACAAAGATAAAGCTTATAAAGAATAAGAAAACAAGTAATGTTTTTGAAATGTCCCATTTGATGATGGACCGATCAtgagctgatgatgatgatgatgaagaagaagaagaagaagaagatgatgatgatgttattgtAATTGTTGCCATGCAACCAGGAATACTAGTAATACACCACCCCCCAAGAGCCaacaagaaatcaatatccatgaACCAGGTAGAACCACCAAGGGCCGGGGTAGCAAATTTAGAATAAGAATTCAACAAGAAGCTTCAAACAAAAGTAGCTAAACAGAGAAGAGAGAAGTTAAGATGGGAAAGAAGGAAAGAtagaaaggaaaagagaaaaagaaaggaaaGGTTTTGATATTTGAACCACATTCGTTGGTGTACATGAAATGAGAACCATTTACAACTTACAAGTATCTAGTATGAAATGCTCCAAGCTGAAATGATGTCCAGTTACCAGAATACCCTTCCCTAACCATCAAAACTGATGGTATtattatgaaaaagaaaaaacatagagTATTTAAGttgaattaataaaaaaaaagaaaaaaaaaagagaaaattatcATTATAATGtcgaaaaaaaattaattttttcttttttagatgcCTATTCACATTGtctaactatttataattaatgttttgtTAGTATCCGAAGGACAGATCTACAAGAGACTAATCTAGGTTATAGTCCCATTAGATGTTGGGCTTACCAAGTGTGCAAGTCCGAACCTAGAAAAAAAATGCAGTCTCCTTGAATCCGTCACGGGAGAACTCTACTAATCTATTTGCACATAGTTTTTATTTAAACTAGTTTTTCACATGTGCGATGCATGGACCTGTTGCTTGTTTATGAAATATTAGATTCATGTTTAAAATtaatttcgttaaaaacaaatggttttgttaaaacaataaaaaaaaactaataagcTGATACTTTATAAAAGCGCTTGAATACCGGTAAAGTTAGTAAATATACGGTGGATTATGTTTAAAGAGGTCGTGTGTTTAAAAAATAAAAGGAGTGAAATATCAAGATAATATAAACTCATAACTTAATTGAACTTTGTGCCCGCATAAATATATATTTGGTGAAAAAATTTGGGTGAATATGTGTAACATCTTAGGATGATCCCATGTACTGCATAGagctttttgagttaacgtatccATCTTGATGAATAATAAGATCATTGATGTTTTGAGTTATTTTCTACCAATTTCtataatgatattttttttttgttgttgtaatatttattatatatattttaggcatcatgtgtatatatattgttctctttttttttcctctcatgTTATGTGtagctttttctttttctttttcctttttttcctttttgatcgaGAAAGAAATAAATCCACTGATCAAGGTAATAAGAGTACATGATGCCTTTACCTTACTAATAATACTAATTTAATTGTCTTTTAGCTTGGGTATGTATTGCCAACATATGAATTGTTGGTATACGGACCTACAAAGCAATATCTTGAAGCTAGGCCTGTCGTATCCTGCCAAATAATAATATCTCGTCTCATAGAAAATTAGTCTTTCACTTTATCTATTTTAGAAGCAAATTGGTGATGTACATGTCTAAATCACGGTAAGTATTCCTCCAATATGTTGActtcaaaaaaaagaaataattaTAATGGTAAAATTCCAAAGATTTTCAGGATATTTGCATATAAAAAATCATATGGCATATCGTTATATTGATATAAGTATTTTTTTAACCTTGGATCGGATATGTGTAATATCATTTACCTTATGTAGGTATAGTTTCTAACTACTATAGTGTGCAAAAGATAAAAATGGTATCCGCACCAGAAGACCAACATCATTTACCATTTCTTTTCCTCTATTGTATGTTGAAGATgcataaataatgcaatattggTTTCTAATGTGCGATCTTGCTCCTGCTGTAACGATTTGCgctttttatttgttaaaattttTCAGAGTCATAGTATGAGTATTTAGTATTATCCTAATTCTCATGCGCAAAATTCCAGAAGCAACATGCTTAGGTGCTCGATCTTCATTAAAAGGGAAAGCCCATTGTACTACTTTAGTGGAATGTAAATATTTCTTTAGTGAATGTATATTCGATTTTGCAGGTGTATTGGCCTTGATATTGTTCAAAGGACCTGTAATAAGAAACTTATGAGATACACTAATTCACATCAAGAGGAACAACATCGACCATGGGGATTGGTTGAAGGGTTCACCTTTAGCTACTTGGTATATCATGCAAGTATTACCAAGGCCAAAGTTAACAGAACACATGTGAAGTAACCTAAGATACACACAGATGCATGCAAGATAACAAGTAAGATTTGCAGGCCATTATACTGAAAAAATGTGCCCTGAATAACTTTCATTAACTGCATGGATGGGCATTTTTGGAGCAGCACAATCAACTTTCTTTAGTGCATACGTAAATTACTTACCATCTGCTTATTCCATGAAAACGTCTGTCAATCTACGTCCAGAGAAATCTCTTAGGTCATGGAAACATGGGGCAACAAAAACTGGATCCTTCAAATTTAGTAATTAACATGAAAAATAAcactaaaaaaaagaataaagaaaaaaaaaccctacTTATACAAAATGTGAAAGATCGGAAGATATGGCAATGATAACAATTGGACTAATGTATACATCCAAACTTAACTTTTGCTAAAATAAAAGCTTTAAGAATCTATAAGGTGTTATCTACTTATGGGGCTAAATTTTGAACCAACCGAGGGAGGGTCAAAATCaaaggaagaagaacaaaaaaagagaaaaaaaaattatctcgttacCATGCAGAGGTCTCCAATAACTGTCCAATATCAGAACTCAAAGAAAAATCCAAAGAATATATAAAGACGAAAACAATACATGAGTTATTCGTATGGGTTTAGAATTAATACCCTGAATCTTCGAAAGAACTAATATTATCCTCATGTTTCACCTCGTCTTCAACTTAATACCCAATCTTCCATTGGCGCAGCCATTACAACGTAATTGATTATActgtacaaaaaaaatcaaaatagatcAAACAGTTAATTGATTATactgttcaaaaagaaaaaaaaatagaacaaaTAATTAAATCCCAAGAAACAGAAGAAAAAGCCgctcaaaaataaaaacaaaaaaactgacAAAACTCGTGAGAAAAAAGCTTTTGCTTGAGGGCTTTATATAGAGAATCGCTGAACATCAAAAGTTCAATAaaaatggaaataaaataaattattgttGTGCATAATAATTATTATGGATAGCCATTGTATATTTGACTAAAATTATTCTGGATATCCTAGATCATCCGTAAATAGAATtatgtcattttattttattggatTTTCTTTTAGTAAAAGCTAATTAGGAATAAaattatttcattttattttagaggattttatttttctaagaaATACTATGGAGGGGAAAACTCTCCATATATAGAATTTTCAAAAATAAGACGCCTCGGGGTTTTATTTTTGgtactttttttaaaaaaaaatctaaaattttatTATTGTTGATAATTTTTTTATGGAATGAGCAATATTAAGTAATATAAATTGAAATTTATCCATATTGACGAGTGCAACTTGATTGCACTTTGACTTTAATAAAATGTTTTGTTTAATATCATGTTCAAACACTACACGATTTTGTATTaacgttatttttcttttttttgctgcttgctattttgtttttttaataaacATTGCTGCTTGCTATTGAACAGGATAACCAATCAATTATTACATGGAAGAGGAAGCACATTTCGTTCTACGGGTAAGTATCTGCAATTCTATGTATTTTTCTAAAATTTTAATCATTGATTTAAACTTGATCAACAGACTTTTTAATGTCACTGAAATTTCAACTAGAGTTAGTTTAATTAACAATAGTAAATAGTATGGTATGGTATTGTATTGTAAttgaaatttattttaattttaagaaGTGTATTTGGACACTGGatattgtttttaaatttttttgtgatTGATTTAGTTTTCTGATGAAATTGTGATTGATTTAATTTAGTTAAGATAAATTTAAAAaagggcacctagctcagctggtcatccccgtttttcaaagtttcatgcgctccaggaggtcttAGATTCGAGAcctcaatggcgtaatattgcaggaattaacatggaaagtAGAGTTAGCTtgtccccccttgtgacacaatctcagcccccatccgcttcggttcccttggctaggttatccatgaggctcgctggtaggcttgcacaacaacctgttcaattaatgtagtagtacgttgttggagcttagcttgttaggcttccaactagttagtGTAATAttctttatctaataataaataaaattttatggtttatttttaaattttatttcatatttatttAATTATGATTAAATATATTCGATTTATTATTATGAGAttttataagatttaggtaaaaTAATCTTGCCTAAGATTGGCCGAAAAATATATTGCCagacaaaaaatattttcttagatTATTTTTTAGTTGAAATTTGATTACattaccaaaaaaacaaaaacgatgGGGCCAAAATCAACCTGAAACGAGAATCAACCAAGAGCTCCGGTGAATGAGAGtgctcgaaaaaactctgttacactagataaaaaaaattaatttttactACAGTTTA encodes the following:
- the LOC113330983 gene encoding CLAVATA3/ESR (CLE)-related protein TDIF-like gives rise to the protein MDIDFLLALGGWCITSIPGCMATITITSSSSSSSSSSSSSSSSAHDRSIIKWDISKTLLVFLFFISFIFVTHLCNPNPTSVTDESKMMTAMDSSPLITRRFLSQPSTTSPTSTSHDDNHQHSSTNTMNLNPHGSSTRTKNSSKQFEASDHEVPSGPNPISNR